In Candidatus Desulforudis audaxviator MP104C, a genomic segment contains:
- a CDS encoding nucleotidyltransferase domain-containing protein, whose translation MASLTECARRLAEEISDVQVLLFGSYATGTPTPRSDADIAVVVPDDVLVPFARVKDLAQTVFLEAPVPVEVFVLTRTALAEGKETGAFLAGTISRTGIPLV comes from the coding sequence TTGGCATCCCTAACAGAATGCGCACGGCGGTTGGCGGAAGAGATTTCGGATGTGCAAGTGCTTCTTTTCGGTTCTTACGCCACCGGCACACCCACTCCGCGCAGCGACGCCGACATCGCCGTGGTGGTGCCCGACGACGTTTTGGTGCCGTTTGCCCGTGTGAAAGACCTGGCCCAAACCGTGTTTCTGGAAGCGCCCGTACCCGTGGAGGTTTTTGTGCTTACCCGTACCGCCCTGGCCGAAGGAAAGGAAACCGGCGCATTCCTGGCCGGAACCATATCCCGCACCGGCATTCCGTTGGTGTGA
- a CDS encoding HEPN domain-containing protein, whose translation MVNRAMDWLTQGGYDLQHARNSLSMGDYEWASFAAHQAAEKAVKALVQHRGGEGWGHSVTRLLLDLAALLSISDAVLLAAKRLDKHYIPARYPNGFDRGTPRDYYTEGEARQAISDAETVYHFCRDAIC comes from the coding sequence ATGGTTAACAGGGCAATGGACTGGTTGACCCAAGGGGGATACGACCTGCAACACGCCCGCAACTCCCTGTCCATGGGCGATTACGAATGGGCCAGTTTCGCGGCCCACCAGGCGGCCGAAAAGGCGGTGAAAGCGCTGGTGCAGCACCGGGGCGGTGAAGGCTGGGGACACTCGGTCACGCGCCTGCTCCTGGACCTTGCAGCGCTACTGAGCATATCCGACGCGGTACTGCTGGCTGCCAAGCGCCTGGATAAACACTATATTCCCGCGCGCTATCCAAATGGTTTTGACCGCGGAACACCCCGGGACTACTATACCGAGGGCGAGGCAAGGCAGGCGATCAGCGATGCCGAAACCGTTTATCACTTTTGCCGCGACGCGATTTGTTAA
- a CDS encoding 4Fe-4S dicluster domain-containing protein → MARVLTVKHINRCIACYSCMLACTRTVSGRFSLAASAIQIRTRGGLQSKLAADVCLGCAEPACAAACPPEALRPRPGGGVRFARSQCDGCGACVAACIARVIRMDPEDSRPIVCVQCGACAKYCPHEVLEMAAVSEGGE, encoded by the coding sequence GTGGCCCGGGTATTGACCGTGAAACACATCAACCGCTGTATCGCCTGCTATTCGTGCATGCTGGCCTGTACGCGCACGGTTTCCGGCCGGTTCTCCCTGGCCGCCAGCGCGATTCAGATCCGGACGCGCGGCGGGCTGCAGAGCAAGCTGGCCGCCGACGTGTGCCTGGGCTGCGCGGAGCCGGCCTGTGCCGCCGCCTGCCCGCCGGAGGCCCTGCGGCCGCGCCCGGGAGGGGGCGTCCGCTTTGCCCGGTCGCAGTGCGACGGCTGTGGGGCTTGCGTGGCGGCTTGCATCGCCCGCGTCATTCGGATGGACCCCGAAGATAGCCGGCCCATTGTCTGCGTGCAGTGCGGCGCCTGCGCGAAATACTGCCCGCACGAGGTCCTGGAGATGGCCGCGGTGAGCGAGGGGGGTGAGTGA
- a CDS encoding epoxyqueuosine reductase — MEARVEALIAELVNRFRRITAYRTPLVGFARADNPGFGRLKEAVGPGHLGPRDLLPGAESVIAFFLPFSDKLVRVHRRNPYVSREWAQAYIETNGLISLVSQTLVDELKKAGIRAAWQRPTHNFDPATLVSFWSHKHIAYLCGLGTFGLHHMLITRAGCAGRLGSLVTDAPLAATPLVTEDYCLHRRGGKCAACVRLCPTGALSPDGLDRQRCYRRLLEVNDHYHDLGLCDVCGKCAVGPCALSVPKAETA; from the coding sequence ATGGAAGCGCGCGTGGAGGCCCTGATAGCCGAACTGGTCAACCGGTTCAGGAGAATAACCGCCTATCGCACCCCGCTGGTCGGCTTTGCCCGGGCCGACAATCCAGGTTTTGGGCGGCTGAAAGAAGCGGTGGGCCCCGGGCACCTCGGGCCGCGGGATCTTCTCCCCGGGGCCGAAAGCGTGATTGCCTTTTTCCTGCCGTTCTCCGACAAATTGGTGCGCGTGCACCGCCGTAACCCTTACGTGAGCCGGGAATGGGCCCAAGCCTATATCGAGACGAACGGGTTGATCAGTTTGGTTTCCCAAACGCTGGTTGACGAGCTGAAGAAGGCGGGAATCAGAGCGGCCTGGCAAAGACCCACCCACAACTTCGATCCGGCCACCCTGGTTTCTTTCTGGTCCCACAAGCACATCGCCTACCTGTGTGGCTTGGGCACCTTCGGACTCCACCACATGCTGATCACGAGGGCCGGGTGTGCGGGGCGCCTGGGCAGCCTGGTCACCGACGCCCCTCTTGCCGCCACTCCGCTGGTAACGGAAGATTACTGCCTCCACCGCCGCGGCGGCAAATGCGCCGCCTGCGTGCGGCTCTGCCCCACCGGGGCGCTTTCCCCGGACGGACTGGACCGGCAGCGATGCTACCGCCGCCTGCTCGAGGTGAATGATCACTACCATGACCTGGGGCTTTGCGACGTCTGCGGCAAGTGCGCTGTCGGCCCGTGCGCCCTGAGTGTGCCAAAGGCGGAGACTGCTTGA
- a CDS encoding PAS domain S-box protein — MRSSGEIGLFQELVDLEDVQRLQADFSAATGLATSILDPSGRVLTNSGWSDLCTVFHRRSPAGAARCRESDRRILAGVAQKQGEVIQVCANGLVMAATPIVVAGRHLATIVLSQVFFEPPDEDYFRSQARTLGLEEEPYLEAVRRIRVLPKEEFLPKLRFIGNLAGLISNQGQRNWEQKALEDELRRERAHLQAIFQGSGSGMRIIGTDYRIVQQNQEMERLSGVPGQEAVGQKCFKSFHHAYCGTADCILHRILAGEERVRLEVEKTRPDGRRIDVSLIATPLKNAAGEIVGVIESFQDITERKLMEERLRTSQNILNMVFNNVYDAIFIHAPDGRIIDVNRKMLEMYGVERDQALTLSIRDDYSGPDNPLDRLPVMWNKVVAGEPQLFEWQARRPGDGSVFDVEVFLCKLVLNGDDVILATVRDITERKRNQKALQDSHEELETANEELVAVNEELVAAEEELRDQLEALEKSRKALEAANRQLADIIEFLPDATFVVDRDRKVVAWNRAMEELTGVRKEAIIGQGDYACATPLYGKRRPILVDLIFGRVGADLEKHYEYIKRKGNTLYAEAFMPMVKNGRGAHVWITASPLFDHAGKLVGAIESVRDISDHKRAQEEIRTQKAYFEQLFENSPLAIVMFDNRERIISANRGFQNLFQYSAEEVTGRPIDEIVTPPELSDEGAAFSRIVCEGGIVQGESVRKRKDGSLVDVSLLAFPIVVDNQLVGAYAIYNDITARKQAQAALQESEERLKTVLDSIQSGVVVIDAETHEIVSANRVAVEMIGCPVEEIVGSVCHHFICPAEKGECPITDLGQSIDHSERVLIRKGGEIVSIIKTVVPVVFNGRRHLIESFVDITARKQAEEQLRKAKALLDGVLDAIPDAVGVQDADHRMIRLNQAGYRLLNLTPEEIKGRKCYELFGRSNRCRPCATEKAWRTKRLERVEKYIPELDRYLDCRSNPVTDENGEIIMVVEQFYDITERRRMEEQLRHLSLHDPLTGLYNRNYFEREMRRAEGMRQVPVGIIVCDVDGLKLVNDTLGHDAGDALLVATAGVLKRSFRPGDMVARVGGDEFAVLLPGSGRDVVEEAGNRIREAVETYNAANPGMALSVSVGFAVADESPVNVNELFREADNNMYRAKLHRSRSARSAIVQTLMKALEARDFITEGHADRLQALVVSMAAALEQPERRIADLRLLAQFHDIGKVGIPDRILFKAGPLTPEEVAEMRRHCEIGHRIALSAPDLIPIADWILKHHEWWNGEGYPLGLKGEEIPLECRILAIADAYDTMTNDRPYRKAMTHREAITELKTYAGIQFDPALVEVFVQLFDQQAAPPDSTGF; from the coding sequence GTGCGCTCGTCAGGCGAGATCGGCTTGTTTCAAGAGTTGGTTGATCTTGAAGATGTACAGCGTCTGCAAGCGGACTTCTCGGCGGCCACCGGTCTGGCCACCTCGATTCTGGACCCGTCCGGCCGGGTGCTGACCAACTCCGGCTGGAGTGATCTCTGCACCGTCTTTCACCGCCGCTCCCCCGCCGGCGCCGCCCGTTGCCGGGAAAGCGACCGTCGGATTCTGGCCGGGGTGGCCCAAAAGCAGGGTGAGGTGATTCAGGTCTGCGCCAACGGCTTGGTAATGGCGGCCACGCCTATTGTCGTCGCCGGGCGCCACCTCGCCACGATCGTTCTGAGCCAGGTGTTCTTCGAACCCCCCGATGAGGACTACTTCCGGTCCCAGGCGCGCACGCTCGGCCTCGAGGAGGAGCCCTACCTGGAAGCGGTCCGCCGCATCCGGGTGCTGCCGAAAGAGGAGTTCCTGCCCAAACTGCGGTTCATCGGCAACCTTGCGGGGCTCATTTCGAATCAGGGTCAGCGCAACTGGGAGCAGAAAGCGCTGGAAGATGAACTACGCCGGGAGCGGGCACATCTGCAAGCCATTTTCCAGGGTTCTGGCAGCGGCATGCGGATCATCGGCACTGACTATCGCATTGTCCAACAGAATCAGGAGATGGAGAGGCTCTCGGGCGTGCCTGGTCAGGAGGCCGTCGGCCAAAAGTGTTTCAAGTCCTTTCACCACGCCTATTGTGGAACCGCGGACTGTATTCTGCACCGGATTCTGGCGGGTGAGGAGCGCGTGCGGCTCGAAGTTGAAAAAACGCGGCCTGACGGCCGGAGAATCGACGTCAGCCTGATCGCCACCCCGCTCAAGAACGCCGCCGGAGAGATCGTCGGCGTGATCGAAAGCTTCCAGGACATCACCGAACGGAAGTTAATGGAAGAAAGACTCCGCACCTCCCAGAACATCCTCAACATGGTCTTCAACAACGTATACGACGCCATTTTCATTCACGCGCCCGACGGTCGGATCATCGACGTCAACCGCAAAATGCTCGAAATGTACGGGGTCGAGCGGGACCAGGCACTCACCTTGTCTATCCGTGATGACTATTCCGGCCCGGACAACCCGCTGGACCGGTTGCCCGTGATGTGGAACAAAGTGGTCGCCGGGGAGCCTCAGCTTTTCGAATGGCAGGCCCGCCGGCCCGGAGATGGTTCGGTCTTTGATGTGGAAGTATTCTTGTGCAAACTGGTTCTGAACGGGGACGACGTGATCCTGGCCACTGTTCGGGACATCACCGAACGGAAGCGCAACCAGAAGGCCTTGCAGGACAGCCATGAGGAACTCGAGACGGCCAACGAGGAACTGGTCGCGGTCAACGAGGAACTGGTCGCGGCCGAGGAAGAACTGAGGGATCAGCTCGAGGCGCTGGAAAAAAGCCGGAAAGCCTTGGAGGCCGCCAACAGGCAGCTGGCGGATATTATTGAGTTTTTGCCCGACGCCACCTTCGTCGTGGACCGCGACCGGAAGGTGGTCGCCTGGAACCGGGCCATGGAAGAACTGACCGGTGTGCGCAAGGAGGCTATCATCGGCCAGGGCGATTATGCCTGCGCCACGCCTTTATACGGGAAGCGCAGGCCGATCCTGGTGGACCTCATCTTCGGCCGGGTAGGTGCGGACCTGGAAAAGCACTATGAGTATATCAAGCGCAAAGGGAACACCCTCTACGCCGAGGCGTTCATGCCGATGGTGAAAAACGGACGGGGGGCCCACGTTTGGATTACGGCTTCGCCGCTCTTTGACCACGCGGGCAAACTGGTCGGGGCCATCGAGTCGGTCCGCGATATTTCGGACCACAAGCGGGCACAAGAGGAAATCAGGACCCAGAAAGCCTACTTCGAACAGCTTTTCGAAAACTCGCCCCTGGCCATCGTCATGTTCGACAACCGGGAGCGGATCATCAGCGCCAATCGGGGATTTCAAAACCTCTTTCAGTACTCCGCCGAGGAGGTCACCGGCCGCCCGATCGATGAGATCGTCACCCCCCCGGAGTTGTCCGATGAAGGTGCCGCTTTCTCGCGTATTGTTTGTGAAGGGGGAATTGTGCAGGGCGAGTCGGTGCGCAAACGGAAGGACGGCAGTCTGGTGGATGTGAGCCTCTTGGCGTTCCCAATTGTGGTCGACAATCAACTGGTGGGCGCGTACGCCATATACAACGACATCACGGCACGCAAGCAGGCGCAGGCGGCGCTGCAAGAAAGCGAGGAACGACTGAAAACGGTACTTGATTCCATTCAGAGCGGGGTGGTGGTCATTGATGCGGAGACACACGAGATCGTAAGCGCTAACCGCGTGGCCGTTGAAATGATCGGCTGTCCCGTGGAAGAAATCGTCGGTTCGGTCTGTCACCATTTCATCTGCCCGGCCGAAAAGGGCGAGTGTCCGATTACCGACCTTGGACAGAGCATCGACCACTCAGAGCGCGTCTTGATCAGAAAGGGTGGCGAAATCGTATCGATCATCAAAACCGTGGTGCCGGTGGTATTCAACGGCCGCAGGCACCTCATCGAAAGCTTTGTCGACATCACGGCGCGCAAACAGGCGGAGGAGCAGTTGAGGAAGGCCAAGGCGCTTCTGGATGGGGTGCTGGATGCAATTCCGGACGCCGTCGGGGTTCAGGATGCCGACCACCGCATGATCCGCCTGAACCAGGCGGGATACCGGTTGTTGAACCTAACACCGGAAGAGATCAAGGGCCGGAAGTGTTACGAGCTGTTTGGACGTTCAAACAGGTGCCGGCCGTGCGCCACCGAGAAGGCCTGGCGGACGAAACGGCTGGAAAGAGTAGAGAAGTACATCCCCGAACTGGACCGTTACCTGGACTGCCGCAGCAACCCTGTGACTGACGAGAACGGCGAGATCATCATGGTGGTGGAGCAGTTCTACGATATAACCGAGCGCCGACGGATGGAGGAACAATTACGGCACCTCAGTCTGCACGATCCGCTGACCGGGCTCTACAACCGGAACTACTTCGAGCGGGAGATGCGCCGCGCCGAGGGGATGCGCCAGGTTCCGGTCGGCATTATCGTCTGCGACGTGGACGGGCTGAAACTGGTGAACGACACCCTGGGGCACGACGCCGGGGACGCTCTACTCGTGGCCACCGCCGGGGTGCTCAAGAGGTCCTTTCGCCCGGGCGACATGGTCGCCCGGGTCGGCGGTGACGAGTTCGCCGTACTGCTCCCCGGCAGCGGCCGAGACGTCGTGGAAGAGGCGGGCAACCGCATCCGGGAAGCGGTCGAGACCTATAACGCCGCGAACCCCGGGATGGCCTTAAGCGTCTCCGTCGGTTTTGCCGTGGCTGACGAGTCGCCGGTGAATGTGAACGAGCTCTTCCGGGAAGCGGACAACAACATGTACCGTGCCAAGCTGCACCGCAGCCGGAGCGCCCGCAGCGCCATCGTCCAGACCCTGATGAAGGCGCTGGAGGCCCGCGATTTCATCACCGAGGGTCACGCCGACCGCCTGCAAGCGCTGGTCGTTTCCATGGCGGCGGCGCTCGAGCAGCCCGAACGAAGAATAGCCGACCTCCGCCTTCTGGCCCAGTTCCACGACATCGGCAAGGTAGGGATACCCGACCGCATCCTCTTCAAGGCCGGACCCCTGACTCCGGAGGAAGTCGCCGAGATGCGGCGGCACTGCGAAATCGGCCACCGGATCGCGCTTTCAGCGCCCGACCTGATCCCCATTGCGGACTGGATCCTGAAGCATCACGAGTGGTGGAACGGTGAGGGATAC